TCTACACCCGTAACGAGACAGCACCAGCCGACATCCCGGAAAAGGTATTTGTGCTCTACTATGCCAACTACTATTTCCAGTTGGCATTGCCCTTCAGTCGGGTCGATAAGGTTCGATTCCTGGCGATTACGCCTCCTTTGAAGACTATTGATATACCCGTCTTCCCACTCTTAATTGGGGAAACGTGGCTGGCAGATTACGGCCCTGCCTCGTTTAAGCGGGTTGATTTCACTTCCAATCAGAAGCGCGTAGGAGAGGAGCATCGGTTTTCCCTATCCTTCGAGAAAATGGTGGAACTACCGCTCGACCCGGCAGCGCCAAATGATGCAAGCCTCGGGGCAATTGATGCAAAACCAGCGTAGGCTTAGGGGGTATAAGGTGGAGTTGTAAAGCATTCCCATCCACTCCTAACCTGCTGAACCATGCACGCTCAGAACCAATCCCTCCTCGACGCCCTCAACGCCTGCATCGCCGCCTGCGAGCATTGCGCCACCGCCTGCCTGCAGGAAGAAGACGTCAAAATGATGGCCCGCTGTATTAGCCTCGACCGCGACTGCGCCGATGTCTGCGCCCTGACGGCCCGCCTGATTGCCCGTGGCTCGGAGCACGGCCAACATTTACTGCGCGAGTGCGCCGAAGTGTGCAAAGCCTGCGGCGACGAGTGCGAAAAGCACGGAGCCCACATGCAGCACTGCAAGGAGTGCGCCGAGGCCTGCCGTCGCTGCGAGGCAGCCTGCCGTGCCGGGATGAAAGTAGCCGCCTAAGCCGGCTTTGCTGCTGACGGCCGGGTGACGGGAAATCATGCAAGTCCCCTGCGCAATTGTATACCCCTGACGTGCCACTCTGGCCGCAGCTTTGCGTGTTGTATTGGCACGAACCCGGTGTGGGTTCCTTAACTCAACTCGTCATGAAAACCCTTCAATTCAAAACCAACATCAACTGCGGTGGCTGCATCAAAGCGGTCACGCCCACCCTCAACCAGCAAGCCGGTGCCGGCAACTGGCAGGTCGATACGGCCAACCCCGATAAAATTCTCACGGTCAGCTCCGACCAGCTCACCCCCGAGCAAGTCATGCAGGCCGTCGAAAATGCCGGCTTCAAGATTCAGGCGGCCTAATCCTTGGCTGCTCATCCCTAAACGCCCGGCTGAGCCGGGCGTTTTTGGTTTTTTGGGGGTTCTTCCCGCTGAATTCCATCGTTTTCGCATCCCGCACAGCCGGGTCGGCGAACATGACAAAGCTCACGCATTAGGCCCGCGCTTGTCATAGCCCCCCAGCCAGCCCCGGCGGACCTTTGACACGGCTGGTGCCGCGTTGGCACCTCGCATCCACTCCTCGTGAGCGAGTTGCTCGTGGTCCGGCCAGTTACCCACACGTTCCCCAATAACAACCATTTTCCCTCCCATGAAAAAGCTCCCCTATCTTCTCGCCGCCCTTCTGTTCGCCGGCCTGACCAATGTTACCCTCGCCCAGACGGCCCCGAAAACGGCCCACGCGCATTCCGCTACCAAAGCCTCGCATCAGGACTGTTGTATGATGAAGGACGGCAAGATGATGATGATGAAAGGCGGCAAGATGATGCCGATGACCGCCGATATGACCATGGCCGATGGCACCGTGTGCACGACCGATGGCACCTGCAAAATGAAGGACGGCACCACCATGAAAATGCAGGACGGCCAATGCATGATGATGAACGGCAAGATGAAAATGCCCGCCGGCGCGAAAGGCCACCACAAGATGGAGGGCATGAAAATGTAGTTGGCCGGGACTGGTTCCGGGCCTCGTCGCTGTCAGCGGCGGGCGCGGAAACACTTCCTGTTTAGCGGACTTGCGGCTGACCGCGAGTCCGTTTTTTTTTGCCTGAACGGAGCTTATTCCTTTTTAAGCATTCCATTGAAACGGCCCCCTCTGGCCATTGCTCCCGGGCAGCTTTGCTTTCGAGCCCATTCGCCGCGCAAGCCGGCAACGGCTGAAATTATGCAACTCCCCACCCCAATCGCTGCAAACATTTGGGGAAGGAGCTCACGTAAAGGAAACAGGGCTGGCTAATGCTAAGGCCCGGCAGGGGAGGGGGTTTGGTTGGCAATGGCAGCGGTTGTGGCTGGCATCCGGCTCGTTCGGCGACCAAGCCTAACCGCTCATTGCCGGGTCCCTGCTACCGCCGGGGAAACTTCTCCCGAATTCCAGCCTGCCTTGCTTTCGACGCCGCCTATGTTCTCAGATTTTCCCAACCTGCACCCCCTGGTGGTGCATTTTCCCATCGTCCTCATTCTACTCGCCGCCGCCCTCCAGGCGGTGCTGGTGTTCAAGGATTGGCCCCCGGTGCGCTGGATTACCCTGGTGGTCATGGCCGGTGGCTTTGCCGGCGCGCTGGCGGCGAGCACCGTGTTTCACGCCGAGCCGATGGGCCTGGGGGCCCGAGCGGCGGCCGTGTTCGCGTCCCACGAAAAGTACGCGAGCTATACCTTGTGGCTCTCGGGCATCACGCTGCTGCTGCGCGGCGTCGGCGACTTCTTTAAAATCCAGCGCCGGGCCTATGAAATCCTGGTGCTCGTGTTTGCCCTGGCGGCGGCTGGCGTGCTGTCGGTAGCCGGCCACCGGGGAGCGCAGCTGGTCTATGTCGAAGGAGTGGGCCCGCAGGGGCACCTGCTCGACAAAAACCATGGCCACCACCACGACGAAGCAGGCACCGCCGCAATGCCCGGCATGGAATCGGAAACCGGAGGCCACCACGACAACGAGCAAGCGGATAACCACCCCGAAAACACCACGTCAGGGCAGCAGTCCCCGGCTGAAAAGCCCCACTCAGCCGATATGCCAGGCATGGATATGAGGAGCCAGGCCTCCCCGCAGGAAGGTTCCGCTAACGCCTCTTCCGGCAAGATGGATGCAATGGACATGAACGGCCCGAAGCCAGCCAGCCCGGCGCGATTGGCTGCCAAATCGGGGGGAATGGCCGATATGCCCGGCATGAAAATGCCCGCCGCTAAACCATCACAAAAGATGCCTCCGGGCATGAAAATGAGCCGTTCGGCCAATATGAGCCAGCGGGAGGAGATGCCCGCCATGGCCAATATGCCCGGAATGAAGAGCCAACCGGCGGGGGCGAAAAAGCCCGGCAAGACGCAAGCGGGGATGGAAGGAATGGCGGATATGCCGGGTATGAAAATGCCCGCGGCGCAGCCTGCGCCGACCACGGGCAACATGGCCGATATGCCCGGCATGGAAAAGGGCCAGGCCAGGCCCGCGACGGGTTCGATGCCCAGCATGACGATGCCCAACCCCCTGGACAAGTTCCGCTTCAAGGATAACAACCCGGCCCGGAACCAACCGACGCCCAAGCAATAGCGCCATGAGAGTTCTGATTTTACTTACCCTGCTGCTTTCTACCCTCGGGGCCGGGGCGCAGTCGATGCCCGGCATGGCCATGCCGAAAGAGAAGGAGCCTTACCTCACCCAATCGGCACCGCCGGATAGGCAGGCGCAGGGCACCGTCGTCATGCCCCGCGCCAGCTACGTGGGCAAACGGGTCGAATACGACCTGTACGTGGCCGACCGGATGGTCAACTTCACCGGCAAAATGCGTCACGCCATCGGCATCAACGGCCAGATTCCGGCCCCCACGCTGCGCTTTAACGAGGGCGACACCGCCGTTATCCGGGTCCACAACCAAATGGCGATGGAAACTTCCGTGCACTGGCACGGCCTGCTGGTGCCCAACCAATATGATGGCGTGCCCTACCTGACCACGGCCCCCATTAAGCCCGGCACGGTACACACCTACACGTTTCCGCTGCGCCAAAGCGGCACCTACTGGTACCACTCCCACACCATGGTGCAGGAGCAGTCGGGCCTCTACGGCTCCATCGTGGTGCAGCCCAAGGAAATTCAGTATCAGCTGAAAGAGTACGTGCTGGTGCTCTCCGACTGGACCGACCACCGGCCCACGGAAGTGCTGCGCTACCTCAAGCGGGCCGGCGAGTGGTTTGCCGTGCAGAAAGGCGCGACCCAGAGCTACGGTGAGGCCCTGGCCGCCGGCTACTTCAAGGATAAGCTCAAGCAGGAGTGGCAGCGGATGCCGGCCATGGACGTAGCCGACGTGTTCTACAACAAGTTCCTGATGAACGGGCAGGAGCTGAGCTACTTCAAGGATGCCCAGCCCGGCGAGGTGGTGCGCCTGCGCGTCATCAACGGCAGTTCCTCCTCTTACTTCAAGCTGCAGTACGCCGGCGGGCCGATGCAGGTCATCGCGGCCGATGGCATCAACGTGGAGCCCTTCCCGACCAGCAAGCTGGAAATTGCCACCGCCGAAACCTACGACCTGCTCATCACTGTACCCGCGATGGGCGCGGCCGAGCTGCGGGCCACCTCCTCCGACGTGTCGGGCTACACCTCCGGCTATTTCGGGCAGGGCGAGCCGATGCGCACCCCCGACCTGCCCAAGCTCAACTACTTCCAGATGACGCGGGAGATGAACAGCATGGGCAACATGAGCGGCATGAAGATGGGCGGGGCCGGCCAGATGGGCCCGAAAGGCGCGGCGGCCCCGGCCGGTGGCGACATGAAAGGCATGGACATGAGCGGCGGTCAGGCCGCAAAGGCTCCCGCTGCTAAGGCCGAAGCCCCCATGGCGGGCATGGACATGCAGCAGGGCACCGCACCGGCCACCTCCACCGCCCGCCCCGCAACCGCCCGCTGAACCAGCAGGAAAAGGGCGGCATGGGCATGGGCAGCCTGCAGGATTCGGGCAGCATGGGCGGCATGGATATGAGCGGAATGGCCATGGGCGGCATGAGCGGCGACTTCAACTACAACCAGCTGCGCGCCCTGCACCCCACCACCCTGGACTCGACCAGGCAGTGGCGGGAAATCCATCTCAGCCTGACCGGCAACATGCTACGCTACGTCTGGTCGTTCGACAACAAAACCCTGTCCGAGTCCGACAACATTCCCATCCGCAAGGGCGAAAACGTGCGCATGGTTTTTCAGAATATGACCATGATGCGCCACCCGCTGCACCTGCACGGGCACTTCTTCCGCCTCGTGAACGCGCAGGGGGCGTATTCGCCCATGAAGCACACGTTTGATATTCAGTCGATGGGCAAGGTCACCATCGAGTTCGATGCCAACGAGGACCAGGACTGGTTTTTCCACTGCCACACCCTCTACCACATGATGTCGGGCATGGCCCGCGTCATCAGCTACGAAGGCAGCCCCCAGAACGAGTACGCCCGCACGGGCTACCGCCACCTCAAGCGCGAGGACAACAAGCTCTACCCCTGGGCCGATTTGGCGGTGCATTCGCAGGGCAGCTTCCTGGAAGCCAACCTTTCCAACAACAAGAACGCGCTCGAATTTGAGGGCCGGGTAAACTACCAGGGCAACTACGAAACCGAAACCCACCTGCTGCGCTACCTTGATAAGCGGCAGTTTCTGGCCGCCTTCGTGGGCTACGACCTGCGCGACAACAAAACCCTGCGCTCGCCGTCGGATACCGAGGGCGGCAACCGCCGGACGGCGGAGAACAACCGCAACTTCCGCCGGCAGGCCGAAGTCGGCGTGTACTACCTGCTGCCCCTGCTCGTGCGCGCCGAGCTGCGTACCGACCTCACCGGCCAGCTGCGGGCCCAACTGGAGCGCCGCGATATACCCCTGAGCAACAACGTATTTATGGACATCCGGGGCAATACCGACCGGGAATTCACCCTCGGCTTCCGCTACATGGTCAGCAAGTACGCCTCGCTCAGCACCAACTACGACAACCAGTACGGCTGGGGCGCGGGCCTCACGTTTCATTATTAACCCATTTTTCCCTCACTTCCCTCCGCGTTATGAACAAGGGCAGCTACTCCAAATTCTTCCTGATGCTCGCCGCATCGTTCGTCGTGATGCACCTCATCACCTACCTGAACA
This is a stretch of genomic DNA from Hymenobacter sp. DG25B. It encodes these proteins:
- a CDS encoding DUF6799 domain-containing protein — translated: MKKLPYLLAALLFAGLTNVTLAQTAPKTAHAHSATKASHQDCCMMKDGKMMMMKGGKMMPMTADMTMADGTVCTTDGTCKMKDGTTMKMQDGQCMMMNGKMKMPAGAKGHHKMEGMKM
- a CDS encoding four-helix bundle copper-binding protein yields the protein MHAQNQSLLDALNACIAACEHCATACLQEEDVKMMARCISLDRDCADVCALTARLIARGSEHGQHLLRECAEVCKACGDECEKHGAHMQHCKECAEACRRCEAACRAGMKVAA
- a CDS encoding multicopper oxidase domain-containing protein, with product MRVLILLTLLLSTLGAGAQSMPGMAMPKEKEPYLTQSAPPDRQAQGTVVMPRASYVGKRVEYDLYVADRMVNFTGKMRHAIGINGQIPAPTLRFNEGDTAVIRVHNQMAMETSVHWHGLLVPNQYDGVPYLTTAPIKPGTVHTYTFPLRQSGTYWYHSHTMVQEQSGLYGSIVVQPKEIQYQLKEYVLVLSDWTDHRPTEVLRYLKRAGEWFAVQKGATQSYGEALAAGYFKDKLKQEWQRMPAMDVADVFYNKFLMNGQELSYFKDAQPGEVVRLRVINGSSSSYFKLQYAGGPMQVIAADGINVEPFPTSKLEIATAETYDLLITVPAMGAAELRATSSDVSGYTSGYFGQGEPMRTPDLPKLNYFQMTREMNSMGNMSGMKMGGAGQMGPKGAAAPAGGDMKGMDMSGGQAAKAPAAKAEAPMAGMDMQQGTAPATSTARPATAR
- a CDS encoding DUF2231 domain-containing protein encodes the protein MFSDFPNLHPLVVHFPIVLILLAAALQAVLVFKDWPPVRWITLVVMAGGFAGALAASTVFHAEPMGLGARAAAVFASHEKYASYTLWLSGITLLLRGVGDFFKIQRRAYEILVLVFALAAAGVLSVAGHRGAQLVYVEGVGPQGHLLDKNHGHHHDEAGTAAMPGMESETGGHHDNEQADNHPENTTSGQQSPAEKPHSADMPGMDMRSQASPQEGSANASSGKMDAMDMNGPKPASPARLAAKSGGMADMPGMKMPAAKPSQKMPPGMKMSRSANMSQREEMPAMANMPGMKSQPAGAKKPGKTQAGMEGMADMPGMKMPAAQPAPTTGNMADMPGMEKGQARPATGSMPSMTMPNPLDKFRFKDNNPARNQPTPKQ
- a CDS encoding multicopper oxidase domain-containing protein, with the translated sequence MGMGSLQDSGSMGGMDMSGMAMGGMSGDFNYNQLRALHPTTLDSTRQWREIHLSLTGNMLRYVWSFDNKTLSESDNIPIRKGENVRMVFQNMTMMRHPLHLHGHFFRLVNAQGAYSPMKHTFDIQSMGKVTIEFDANEDQDWFFHCHTLYHMMSGMARVISYEGSPQNEYARTGYRHLKREDNKLYPWADLAVHSQGSFLEANLSNNKNALEFEGRVNYQGNYETETHLLRYLDKRQFLAAFVGYDLRDNKTLRSPSDTEGGNRRTAENNRNFRRQAEVGVYYLLPLLVRAELRTDLTGQLRAQLERRDIPLSNNVFMDIRGNTDREFTLGFRYMVSKYASLSTNYDNQYGWGAGLTFHY
- a CDS encoding heavy-metal-associated domain-containing protein codes for the protein MKTLQFKTNINCGGCIKAVTPTLNQQAGAGNWQVDTANPDKILTVSSDQLTPEQVMQAVENAGFKIQAA